The DNA sequence TATACTTTCGCCATCTTGTTTTACAGGCAGAGGTCATAACACAAGGAGATTACAGATACTGTCAATATGATTCAGATATTGCAACTGGATTAGGTGtgggtgccttggtggcccttATGGCTAGTCAAATTTTAATAATGGTGGCTAGTAGATGCTTGTGCTGTGGAAAGGCCATGAGACCTAGCGGGTCTAGAGCCTGGGCTATCGTTCTATTTATCACCTGCTGGTATGTGCTCAGCCTAATTTTTAAGATGATTTCATTCTAATGCTGCTCATATATCTTCGCGACAAAGTTTAAGTTTCGCTAATTTGCACTCGGCATTCTTATGTCAGGGTATTCTTTTTCATTGCTGAAGTCTGCTTGTTAGCGGGTTCAGTTCGGAATGCCTACCACACAAAGTACTACTTGTCGCCAGAACGTAAGCTGTCATGCCGGCAACTGAGAAAGGGTGTTTTTGGTGCTGGTGCTGCATTTGTTGTCCTTACAGGCATAGTATCTGAGCTTTACTATGTATCCTATACAAGGGCAAATGATGGTCAGGCTTCGTATGGCAGAGACACTGGTGTGAGGATGGGGAATCTATAGCTCAATTTAGTCGGAACGAAAGGCAAGAATATTTGTCATTAAACTTGTAGTTCATTTGACTTGCATATCATGAATATGGACGTATAAGAGTTAACATTAGCATTCATTTACTTAGACGCATTATGGTGTTCGAACTGTGTGTTAGAGCAGTTCCATCGCTCTGTAGTACAAAGAAAAAAGTAGAAATCTTGCAGGAGGAGAGCTACTTCTCCTCAATGAGAAAGAAATTGTCTCTCAGATAACCTTTGGCATTGAAATTCTTCATTTATGAGAAATTTTTAGCCCTCGAAGAATTTTTGCTTTATTTCGTTGTTTTCAGAACTGTGAGATTGCGTAAGAAAATGGATCTGAGCCTAACTCAATCCTTCATGAATACTTA is a window from the Manihot esculenta cultivar AM560-2 chromosome 16, M.esculenta_v8, whole genome shotgun sequence genome containing:
- the LOC110602961 gene encoding uncharacterized protein LOC110602961 — protein: MASALLLWIVFVFDLVAFALAVAAEQRRNTAEVITQGDYRYCQYDSDIATGLGVGALVALMASQILIMVASRCLCCGKAMRPSGSRAWAIVLFITCWVFFFIAEVCLLAGSVRNAYHTKYYLSPERKLSCRQLRKGVFGAGAAFVVLTGIVSELYYVSYTRANDGQASYGRDTGVRMGNL